One genomic window of Notamacropus eugenii isolate mMacEug1 chromosome 6, mMacEug1.pri_v2, whole genome shotgun sequence includes the following:
- the ACTRT3 gene encoding actin-related protein T3, whose amino-acid sequence MNNYGTAVVIDNGSAVLKAGLAGNREPQFIYANITGRAKGKAGASECSQRDLFVGEEAQTRRCALSISYPVERGIITSWADMEAIWRNVYEYNLKMKAYESPVMLTEPALNPLANREKMTELFFESFEVPALFVSIQSVLALFASGYTTGYVLDSGAGVSQCVPIFEGYCLPHGVLRLDLAGRDLTEYLIKLLQDHGILLLSPSDKKVVNHIKENHCYVAANFEEELIKNPTILEKTYKLPDGKTIKLHDELFRCPESLFLPGHLNLEAPGIDKLCFNSIMKCDTDLRNTFFSNIVLAGGSTCFPGLDKRLVKELALMVPANTSVRVSAPPDRKISVWMGGSILASLSAFQDMWITSAEFKEVGANIVHQRCF is encoded by the exons ATGAATAACTATGGCACTGCTGTGGTGATAGACAATGGGTCTGCGGTGCTGAAGGCAGGCTTGGCAGGGAACAGGGAGCCCCAGTTCATTTATGCCAACATAACAGGCCGGGCCAAGGGCAAAGCTGGGGCCTCCGAATGCTCACAGAGGGATCTGTTTGTGGGTGAAGAAGCTCAGACCAGGAGATGCGCCCTCTCCATCAG CTATCCAGTGGAACGGGGCATTATCACCTCTTGGGCAGACATGGAGGCCATCTGGAGGAATGTTTATGAATATAACTTGAAAATGAAAGCCTACGAGAGCCCAGTGATGCTCACAGAGCCAGCACTCAACCCTCTGGCTAACAGGGAAAAGATGACAGAGTTATTCTTTGAGAGTTTTGAGGTGCCAGCTCTTTTTGTCTCTATCCAGTCTGTCCTGGCCCTCTTTGCCTCAGGGTATACAACAGGATATGTGCTGGATTCAGGTGCTGGTGTATCACAGTGTGTGCCCATCTTTGAAGGTTACTGTCTACCTCATGGAGTCCTTCGGCTGGACCTGGCTGGGCGAGATCTCACCGAATACCTTATTAAACTCCTCCAAGATCATGGCATCTTGCTGCTCAGCCCATCTGACAAAAAGGTTGTCAATCACATCAAAGAGAATCATTGTTATGTAGCTGCTAACTTTGAAGAGGAACTGATTAAGAATCCCACCATTTTGGAGAAAACTTACAAATTGCCTGATGGGAAAACCATCAAACTCCATGATGAGTTGTTCCGATGCCCAGAGAGCCTTTTTCTTCCAGGCCACCTGAATTTGGAGGCTCCTGGCATTGATAAGCTCTGCTTCAATAGTATAATGAAGTGTGACACAGATTTAAGGAATACCTTCTTCTCCAATATTGTCCTTGCAGGGGGATCAACCTGTTTCCCTGGTTTAGACAAGAGGTTAGTAAAAGAGCTGGCCCTCATGGTGCCTGCCAACACTTCTGTGAGGGTTTCTGCCCCACCAGACAGGAAGATATCTGTGTGGATGGGAGGTTCCATCCTTGCCTCCCTCTCTGCCTTCCAGGATATGTGGATCACTTCTGCAGAATTTAAAGAGGTTGGAGCCAACATAGTACATCAGCGATGCTTCTGA